Proteins encoded together in one Amblyomma americanum isolate KBUSLIRL-KWMA chromosome 1, ASM5285725v1, whole genome shotgun sequence window:
- the LOC144114460 gene encoding alpha-(1,3)-fucosyltransferase C-like encodes MRYKKEVEEASMFYTRWRPWYGRDLPGVYLDDEVDNPRILLWSVPTLEWEKDEPLPAHGERVLQACPDRDDGRTCFVNRKRHYLGRADAILFDADNLNYYDYPALRHRGQVWVIWTRGKPPLNPSYDLLSMAAKFNWTMSYRGDADVTVPYSMWAPPPMGLSYESLNQTIRKKKTVGVWLVSECEDDRLAELALVKLEEIRSDFELARFVALATSSRIIKNCGGDECKNRHECLKNFQNQYFFLFVVESSPCFEHPHEIMFDALHYSIIPIYFGSSSLGSTVPPFSVFDTTAAASAVEAVGAILNIYVRYERYLDCMKWKEKYRIAAPGNDLCALCDALYENRNRTTNDDVVQWWKRGSDCKILPESRRRAFTSAPGSPFSSSPNQASRLQ; translated from the exons ATGCGCTACAAGAAAGAGGTCGAAGAGGCGTCTATGTTCTACACCCGCTGGAGACCGTGGTATGGACGTGACCTGCCGGGCGTCTACCTGGACGATGAGGTAGACAACCCTCGTATTCTTCTATGGTCCGTACCCACGCTTGAGTGGGAAAAGGACGAGCCGTTGCCGGCACACGGTGAGCGCGTACTGCAGGCCTGCCCTGATCGGGATGACGGCAGGACTTGTTTTGTCAACAGGAAGAGGCATTACCTGGGACGGGCTGACGCAATCCTTTTCGATGCCGATAACCTGAACTACTACGATTACCCGGCACTTCGACACCGAGGGCAGGTCTGGGTTATCTGGACTCGAGGTAAACCTCCGCTGAACCCCTCATACGACCTGCTAAGTATGGCTGCGAAATTCAACTGGACAATGTCTTACCGCGGCGACGCTGACGTGACTGTGCCGTACAGCATGTGGGCACCTCCGCCTATGGGGCTCTCCTACGAAAGCCTCAATCAGACAATCAGGAAGAAAAAAACTGTTGGCGTGTGGTTGGTCAGCGAATGCGAGGACGACCGGCTCGCCGAGCTGGCACTCGTTAAGCTCGAGGAGATCAGGAGCGACTTCGAATTGGCCCGTTTCGTCGCATTGGCCACGTCCTCCAGAATAATAAAAAACTGCGGAGGTGACGAGTGCAAAAACCGCCACGAGTGCTTAAAAAATTTCCAAAACCAGTACTTCTTCCTGTTTGTCGTCGAGAGCTCCCCATGCTTTGAACATCCGCATGAGATAATGTTCGACGCTCTCCACTACTCCATCATACCCATCTACTTTGGAAGCTCAAGCCTCGGAAGCACGGTGCCACCGTTCTCTGTTTTTGACACCACCGCAGCTGCTTCAGCTGTGGAAGCCGTGGGGGCAATTCTCAACATTTACGTCCGTTACGAACGTTACCTCGATTGCATGAAGTGGAAAGAGAAGTACCGAATCGCCGCGCCCGGAAACGACCTGTGCGCGTTGTGTGACGCCCTGTATGAAAATAGGAACCGAACCACGAACGACGATGTCGTGCAATGGTGGAAACGTGGTTCGGATTGCAAGATTCTGCCTG AGTCCAGGCGCCGCGCCTTCACCAGTGCCCCGGGCAGCCCCTTTTCCAGCAGTCCCAACCAGGCGTCTCGGCTCCAGTGA